The Streptomyces phaeolivaceus genome has a window encoding:
- a CDS encoding activator-dependent family glycosyltransferase: MRVLFAANPHKSIFQYMVPLAWALRTAGHEVRFASQPAFAKTITQAGLTAVPVGRDHEKLWAARIAGNGDAGRAGIEAPYDAFTDPAKATWEYLAPGMATAVEDRHRMQNFPVIADLVEFARQWRPDLVVWDPLTYAGAIAAKASGAAHARLLFGIDVFGGVRDLYLRLKEQQPAREQSDPLADWLGAYARKYGGEFTEDMATGHFTIDQFPRSLQTQAPSLHYERMQYIPYGGPAVLPPWLWEQPRKPRVALTMGLSATDLYSGYTINTQEVLDSLADLDIELVATIADNEKAKLRSIPDNARLVPYVPLHALAPTCSVIVHHAGAATLATAARHPVPHLSLHYHYDQPILARKLTEHGAGLDLHTSRATGQAVRDSIQRLLHEPAFTHRAADLRDEIHALPTPNQLVPRLEELTAHHRTPTT, from the coding sequence ATGCGCGTCCTCTTCGCGGCCAACCCGCACAAGAGCATCTTCCAGTACATGGTGCCGCTGGCCTGGGCCCTGCGCACCGCGGGCCACGAGGTCCGCTTCGCCAGCCAGCCGGCGTTCGCGAAGACCATCACCCAGGCCGGGCTCACCGCCGTACCCGTCGGCCGGGACCACGAGAAGCTGTGGGCCGCACGGATCGCCGGTAACGGGGACGCGGGACGCGCCGGAATCGAGGCACCCTACGACGCGTTCACCGATCCGGCGAAGGCGACCTGGGAGTACCTCGCGCCCGGCATGGCCACGGCTGTGGAAGACCGGCACCGGATGCAGAACTTCCCCGTCATCGCCGATCTGGTCGAGTTCGCCCGGCAGTGGCGGCCGGACCTGGTGGTGTGGGACCCACTGACCTACGCCGGCGCGATCGCCGCCAAGGCATCCGGCGCCGCCCATGCCCGACTCCTGTTCGGCATCGACGTCTTCGGCGGCGTGCGCGATCTCTACCTCCGTCTCAAGGAGCAACAGCCCGCCCGGGAACAGAGCGATCCACTCGCCGACTGGCTCGGTGCCTACGCCCGCAAGTACGGCGGGGAGTTCACCGAGGACATGGCCACCGGCCACTTCACCATCGACCAGTTCCCCCGCAGCCTCCAGACCCAAGCACCCTCACTGCACTACGAACGCATGCAGTACATCCCCTACGGAGGCCCCGCGGTCCTTCCTCCATGGCTGTGGGAACAACCCCGAAAGCCCCGGGTCGCCCTCACCATGGGCCTCAGCGCCACGGACCTGTACTCCGGCTACACCATCAACACCCAGGAAGTCCTCGACTCCCTCGCCGACCTGGACATCGAACTCGTCGCCACCATCGCCGACAACGAGAAGGCGAAACTCAGGTCCATCCCCGACAACGCGCGCCTCGTGCCCTACGTCCCCCTGCACGCTCTCGCCCCCACCTGCTCCGTCATCGTCCACCACGCCGGAGCCGCCACCCTCGCCACCGCCGCACGCCACCCCGTCCCCCACCTCTCCCTCCACTACCACTACGACCAGCCCATCCTCGCCCGCAAACTCACCGAACACGGCGCCGGACTCGACCTCCACACCAGCCGGGCCACCGGACAGGCCGTCCGCGACAGCATCCAACGACTCCTGCACGAACCCGCCTTCACCCACCGGGCAGCCGACCTCCGCGACGAGATCCACGCACTGCCCACCCCCAACCAACTCGTCCCCCGACTCGAAGAACTCACCGCCCACCACCGCACCCCCACCACCTGA
- a CDS encoding activator-dependent family glycosyltransferase — protein MRVLFTTYPERTHFLSMAPLAWALRTAGHEVRFASQPQFTDEITQAGLTAIPVGGGRDLWQIVARDPSWLGESVSGGMPMPYDAADRPTDEITWEYLRDGYAGRVNRWHKVSNVPLVSDLVELARQWQPDLIIWEPLTYAGGIAAKATGAAHARFVFGIDMYAKTRDHFLRLKEEQPPVDRSDPMAEWLGSYARAHGHEFDEDMITGQVTIDVVPPSLQRRAERRYLPLRYVPYGGPASVPKWLWKKPDKPRVALTLGLSAMDHGGEYAVGLQKLLDALAYLDIELVATIAEAEQRKLTRVPTNTRLVSYAPLDALAATCSAVINHGGFGTLATTALRGVPQLILPWDNDGPALAAGAAAIGAALVLNPRETTGADIRNGVLRLLSEPEFRAGAQKLRAEMLATPAPNDLVATLEQLVADHRARSARPSVERG, from the coding sequence ATGCGTGTCCTGTTCACCACCTACCCGGAGCGGACGCACTTTCTGAGCATGGCGCCGCTGGCCTGGGCCCTGCGCACCGCGGGCCACGAGGTCCGCTTCGCTAGCCAGCCCCAGTTCACCGACGAGATCACCCAGGCCGGGCTCACCGCCATCCCCGTGGGCGGCGGCCGGGACCTGTGGCAGATCGTCGCAAGAGACCCCAGCTGGCTGGGCGAGAGCGTGTCCGGCGGCATGCCCATGCCGTACGACGCGGCCGACCGGCCGACCGACGAGATCACCTGGGAGTACCTCAGGGACGGCTATGCCGGCCGAGTCAATCGCTGGCACAAAGTCAGCAACGTTCCGCTCGTGTCCGACCTGGTGGAGCTGGCCCGGCAGTGGCAGCCCGACCTGATCATCTGGGAGCCCCTCACCTACGCCGGCGGCATCGCCGCCAAGGCAACTGGCGCCGCCCACGCGCGATTCGTCTTCGGCATCGACATGTACGCGAAGACCCGGGACCATTTCCTGCGCCTGAAGGAGGAGCAGCCGCCCGTGGACCGGTCCGACCCCATGGCGGAGTGGCTGGGCAGCTACGCCCGAGCGCACGGCCACGAGTTCGACGAAGACATGATCACCGGGCAGGTCACCATCGACGTCGTCCCGCCCAGCCTCCAGCGCAGGGCCGAAAGACGCTATCTGCCTCTCCGCTACGTCCCCTACGGTGGGCCCGCGAGCGTCCCCAAGTGGCTGTGGAAGAAGCCCGACAAGCCACGCGTTGCCCTTACCCTCGGGCTGAGCGCTATGGACCACGGCGGTGAGTACGCCGTCGGCCTCCAGAAGCTCCTCGACGCCCTCGCGTACCTGGACATCGAGCTGGTCGCCACGATCGCCGAGGCCGAGCAGCGCAAGCTCACCCGCGTCCCCACGAACACCCGGCTGGTGTCCTACGCGCCGCTGGACGCGCTCGCCGCAACGTGCAGCGCGGTCATCAACCACGGCGGGTTCGGCACGCTCGCCACCACGGCGCTGCGCGGGGTGCCCCAGCTGATCCTGCCCTGGGACAACGACGGTCCGGCTCTGGCGGCCGGGGCCGCCGCGATCGGCGCCGCCCTGGTGCTGAACCCCAGGGAGACGACCGGTGCCGACATCCGCAACGGTGTGCTCCGGCTGCTGTCGGAACCGGAGTTCCGTGCGGGTGCGCAGAAGCTGCGCGCCGAGATGCTCGCCACACCCGCACCCAACGATCTGGTTGCCACGCTGGAACAGTTGGTGGCCGACCACCGGGCCCGCTCGGCCCGTCCGTCCGTGGAGAGGGGGTGA
- a CDS encoding activator-dependent family glycosyltransferase produces the protein MRVLFVANPEKAHVLAMLPLAWALRTAGHEVRVAGTPWFADVITQAGLTAVPVGRDYDLWKLLHRSMPGWTYRPEFGLPTPYDVAHDPDRADWAYLSKGYADIVHLWHKPASFPMIAALADFARHWKPDLVLWEPLAMAGPIAAKACGAAHGRLLWSLDVFGVTRENFLRLRAQQSPGERTDPLGEWLGGYARMYGGEFTEDMVTGQFTVDQMPASVRLESALPTLPMRFVPYGGPAVVPKWLWTRPERPRVALTMGLSATDHDAGYEVGVQEILDSLADLDVEVVATIAESEQDKLVRVPANARLVSYVPLHALAPTCSLVIHHGGYGTFLTMAREPVPQLVMPWDFDGPTLARRAAEQGGSLVLQADRAAGAVVREAVLRLLDDPEFRSRAAALRDEIHAMPSPNELVPRLEALSLRHRVAD, from the coding sequence ATGCGCGTGCTGTTCGTCGCGAATCCGGAGAAGGCCCACGTCCTGGCGATGCTGCCACTGGCCTGGGCGCTGCGCACCGCGGGTCACGAGGTGCGTGTCGCCGGCACTCCCTGGTTCGCCGATGTGATCACCCAGGCCGGCCTGACCGCCGTACCGGTCGGCAGGGACTACGACCTGTGGAAGCTGCTCCACCGCAGTATGCCGGGCTGGACGTACCGGCCGGAGTTCGGCCTGCCCACACCGTACGACGTCGCGCACGACCCGGACCGCGCCGACTGGGCGTACCTGAGCAAGGGATACGCCGACATCGTGCACCTGTGGCACAAGCCGGCGAGCTTCCCGATGATCGCGGCGCTTGCCGACTTCGCCCGCCATTGGAAGCCCGACCTCGTGCTGTGGGAGCCACTGGCCATGGCGGGGCCGATCGCTGCCAAGGCCTGCGGCGCGGCGCATGGCCGCCTGCTGTGGAGCCTCGACGTCTTCGGGGTGACCCGCGAGAACTTCCTGCGGCTGCGGGCGCAGCAGTCGCCCGGCGAACGCACCGATCCGCTGGGGGAGTGGCTGGGCGGCTATGCGCGCATGTACGGCGGGGAGTTCACCGAGGACATGGTCACCGGCCAGTTCACCGTGGATCAGATGCCGGCCTCCGTGCGGCTGGAGAGTGCCCTGCCCACGCTGCCGATGCGGTTTGTGCCCTACGGGGGCCCGGCGGTGGTGCCGAAGTGGCTGTGGACCCGGCCTGAGCGGCCCCGGGTCGCGCTCACCATGGGGCTCAGCGCGACCGACCACGACGCGGGATACGAGGTCGGCGTGCAGGAGATCCTCGACTCACTGGCCGACCTCGACGTCGAGGTCGTCGCCACGATCGCGGAGTCCGAACAGGACAAACTCGTCCGGGTGCCCGCCAACGCCCGCCTGGTGTCCTACGTTCCCCTGCACGCGCTGGCACCGACCTGCAGCCTGGTGATCCACCACGGTGGCTACGGCACCTTCCTCACCATGGCGCGTGAACCGGTGCCCCAGCTCGTCATGCCGTGGGACTTCGACGGTCCCACGCTGGCCCGGCGCGCTGCCGAGCAGGGCGGTTCCCTGGTGCTCCAGGCCGACCGGGCGGCCGGTGCGGTGGTGCGGGAGGCCGTGCTGCGGTTGCTGGACGACCCGGAGTTCCGGAGCCGGGCGGCCGCGTTGCGCGACGAGATCCACGCGATGCCCAGTCCCAACGAACTCGTACCGAGGCTCGAAGCTCTCTCCCTGCGGCACCGCGTCGCCGACTGA
- a CDS encoding activator-dependent family glycosyltransferase, whose protein sequence is MRILFTVNPGKSIFLSMVPLAWALRTAGHEVRFASRPAFSDEITQAGLTATPVGRDFDLSRVLEWAGKDMFEEARADLPAPWDVVNAPADATWDHLLEGYARTVEEVEKPENFPIVAGLVEFARHWEPDLVIWEPFSCAGAIAAKACGAAHARIMWGIDVFGVAREHFLRLKAQQPADRQADPLADWLGAYARKYGGEFTEDMVTGHFTVDQFPRSLQLEAVGLDYERMQYIPYNGSATVPKWLWQTPDRPRVALTMGLTATDIFDGYTINTQDVLDSLADLDIEVVATIADSEKEKLHRIPDNARLLPFVPLHALAPTCSAVIHHAGPGTLATVARYGVPQVSIPYSFDEPIFARKLAERGAGLDMAHGEPTGRAIREAVLRLLNDPAFRAGAAALRDEIDDLPTPNQLVGRLEELTARHRTRV, encoded by the coding sequence ATGCGCATTCTGTTCACCGTCAACCCGGGGAAGAGCATCTTCCTGTCCATGGTGCCGCTGGCCTGGGCCCTGCGCACCGCCGGGCACGAGGTCCGCTTCGCCAGCCGGCCGGCGTTCTCCGACGAGATCACCCAGGCCGGACTCACCGCCACCCCCGTCGGCCGGGACTTCGACCTCTCGCGGGTCCTCGAGTGGGCGGGCAAGGACATGTTCGAGGAGGCGAGGGCCGACCTGCCCGCGCCCTGGGACGTCGTCAACGCCCCCGCGGACGCCACCTGGGACCACCTGCTGGAGGGGTACGCGCGCACCGTGGAGGAGGTGGAGAAGCCGGAGAACTTCCCGATCGTCGCAGGGCTGGTGGAGTTCGCCCGGCACTGGGAGCCGGACCTGGTGATCTGGGAACCCTTCTCCTGCGCCGGTGCCATCGCCGCGAAGGCATGCGGCGCCGCCCACGCCCGCATCATGTGGGGAATCGACGTCTTCGGCGTGGCACGCGAACACTTCCTCCGCCTCAAGGCCCAGCAGCCCGCCGACCGGCAGGCCGACCCCCTAGCCGACTGGCTCGGTGCCTACGCCCGCAAGTACGGCGGGGAGTTCACCGAGGACATGGTCACCGGCCACTTCACCGTCGACCAGTTCCCCCGCAGCCTGCAGCTCGAAGCAGTCGGCCTCGATTACGAACGCATGCAGTACATCCCCTACAACGGGTCCGCCACCGTCCCCAAGTGGCTCTGGCAGACACCGGACAGGCCCCGCGTCGCCCTCACCATGGGGCTGACGGCGACCGACATCTTCGACGGCTACACGATCAACACGCAGGACGTCCTCGACTCACTGGCCGACCTCGACATCGAGGTCGTTGCCACCATCGCCGACAGCGAGAAGGAGAAACTGCACCGCATCCCCGACAACGCCCGGCTGCTCCCCTTCGTCCCCCTGCACGCCCTCGCCCCCACCTGTTCGGCTGTCATCCACCACGCCGGGCCGGGCACGTTGGCCACCGTCGCGCGCTACGGCGTGCCACAGGTGTCCATCCCCTACAGCTTCGACGAGCCCATCTTCGCTCGCAAACTTGCCGAGCGCGGTGCCGGGCTGGACATGGCCCATGGGGAACCCACCGGACGGGCTATTCGGGAGGCAGTGCTGCGGTTGCTGAACGACCCGGCGTTCCGGGCCGGGGCAGCCGCTCTGCGCGACGAGATCGACGACCTTCCCACCCCGAACCAGCTGGTCGGCCGACTTGAGGAACTCACCGCCCGTCACCGCACCCGCGTCTGA